Genomic window (Cydia amplana chromosome 11, ilCydAmpl1.1, whole genome shotgun sequence):
tgctctaaactctgtCTAGAGGATTGCTAGTCTATGATGCAAACCATTCCCACTACCTacatataggtagttaaatgaCACTGTTATTTGTTTATTCTCCAAAGTGATTCAAGTAGGTTTAAAATGAcataaaatttttaattttttatacaattcaaGGTAGAAAGCAGAAGATCAAATGTATAAATCATGAATCACAAATAAGATTTAAGATAAAATCAAGATGTAAGTATAGTTAGTTAGTAACTCACCTTCCTCTCGATGGTGAGGTCATGGGAGAACTTGCAGCGGTCGCCCTTGGTGCACTGGCCCTGCTTGAAGAACGCGCACACCACCGACTTGGGGTCCGTACCTGGAGAACAAAATAACTCATCTGAACGACTGACATCAAATGTTAACTTATTTTTCTttactttaaaacaaaaataaacagctTATACACATAGACTTATACTGAGAGATGTTCTTAGTATATTAAGCTTATAAAAATACCTACCCTAGCAGAGGCTTAAAACTTAACACCATTCCTTTGTGTCTCATATCTTTTTTTAGATAAATCAAACTTGTGTCTTGTTATGtattaattaatgtaataacataagtataaaataataaatattagcttTTAATCTTATGCCTTGAACATAAGTaccaaaatgcatttattttaaattatgtacctacacatgtgCCCGCACTGCACCTCCTagttatagtttagttttaagaaacatttgctgtgccctaacagggttcatGTGTGAACTTACCCTGATGTAATATCTGTCCTGTACTCGTACCACAtgattattatgcaataaattatgaattatgaattattatgaattatgtatggCTAACTAGTAATGGACTAACAATAGACTACTACTattaataaactaaactaatttaAATTTGCAGGATTGTTCTAGTTTTCCAAAACTTCAAACTCAATAGGCCACCTGAAGATGTCAGTTTAAAATTTCGTAGTAAAACCTCTGAAAATATAGATCCTTGATTGGCCACACATTTTTGCGCTCCACCCTAGTGCACACTACCCACCTTTCTCCACCTTCTGGGTCTGCACGGGTTTGAAGAGTGCGGCCAACTCTTTCGCTTCCTTCAGTTTCTGTTCCTTGTCCTTTTTCTTATCCTGCATGGGCCCCGCAGGGTGGATGCCGCCACTCTTCACTTGTTTCTCTACCTAAGTACAtcatacaaatatattatacatcaTTACATAACCCCCACAAATTTATTGCTATTGTGTAGCATATTAGAAAGATTGCccatgcccagcagtgggacaaaaACATGCTTATAAATAACaacttaatatacatattaGCAACTATGTATAAACATAGTTTTCTCGTAATTCAAGTTACGCTAACTGACTAACAGTGTCTGTTGTCCACTTATAATACctatcacaatagatcagcgatggtcgcagtgatacataggctttggagccttatatagccccccCACTTATAATAAAGTTGGTCTATAATAAACTAACTACTATTACCAAACTACTACTAATACAGACCAGGTTTAATATCTCTACTAAATATTACTAACATCAAAAGGAGTCTCAATAACTTACCTGTTGGATGAACTTTTGCTGTTTTGCTCCTTTCTTGTTCTTGATACCAAATGTTTTGTCCTGAAACAGTCGGATGATGTTTGAGTGTCCAAGTCTAATTGATCATAAATGATATCGGCTTCGGTTGCCACGGCATTGTACATATTACTTAAATGTTCCAGAATGTTTCATAACAGAGAGGCATGGTAGGTCTTTGTTTACTTTCTGCTCATGTTAACAttacttattatatttagaaTAGCTATCAACAGAACTGAAATTAGCTGCATTTACCTCAATCACTTTCTCCTTCTTCTTCTGCTCCGTCTTCTTGCTCGCAGCAGCGGGCGCTTTCTTCGGAGGCATGGTTAGGTTATTTTACGTCCactacctaattaataaatCACAAGTACCAGACACGAGCTAAGTGTTATAAATGCGGCGTAAGCCGCATCTACAACCTTAATAAATAGGAAAAGAACAGTGTTAGTTGGAAAAAACTATTTTTGTGTAGAGTGATCCAGCCACGAACGAAATTTATCGTGgtaaaatttgacagctgacggTTATCATTGGTGTTACTAGGGCAAAGAAagctttagggctcatttagacggtgcgagaactcgcatgcgattttcattacattgcgacatttgatcggtcggctgaattgatgtcacctcacctcaatggtccgcaaattccgcaatgtaactaaaatcgtatacggcTTCACGCGCCGTCTACATGGGCCCTTAACCCTATTTTAATCCAACCAATGCGGTATTTGGCTCACGAGTTAAAAAATGCATGATTTCAATACAATTCACCTGAAAATAATAGAATTcggcacgtcctgatttgatcggacaatttaatcagattggcaaaaaattatcctcgtctggacaggcctCAAATGAAGTATTTTTAAAATAGCAAAACAAACTTGGCTTAAGGACTCGCATCCAGGccataattgtaaaaaaaaaatgtcaaatgtcaaaGTCAGTCAGTAGGGCCGGGAGACCTTGTCAAAGCACAAAGAGATTAATATTTATCcagaatttattttttcttgtcgCGTCCGCTCACTGTGCGCCGCGTAAACAGTGGCTCGCTGGAACTGGCCAGGCAATGGAAGTGTATCCGAGTGCGTATCGCCAACCATTAACGTCCCAGTGTTAAATTATAATTCAAAACAGCCATGGAAATCGTAGGCGTCGAAGAATGCCAACCGGACCCGTCGGTCACGACGAGAAAGAGAAGTTTGTGGGCTAAAATTAACAATAGGACAACATACAGCTACTTGTTCAACATAGTGATTTCGATATTGTTGTTAACGTGTTTAGTGTTAATACTGTATTTCTTTAAGGAATATTTGTACGCGATATTAGTCTGGGTGGACGAGCAGGACCCTTGGATAATTTTTCTGTTGTTTATGGGGTTGTTCTTGATAGTGAGTTTCCCAGTGACTATCGGGTACTTGGTGTTGATAATAACGAGCGGGTACCTGTTCGGGATCCTGAAGGGTCTGGGCACGGTGCTGGTGAGTGCGAACTTCGGGGTCGCGGTGGCGCACTTCACGCTGAAGGCGCTGCGCGGGTTCCTGCCGCTGGACCGGCTGCTGAAGAACGAGACGGCGCGCGCGCTGCTCAAGGTCATCTCGGGCCCGCAGGCCTTCAAGATCGTGTTCTTCGCGCGCCTCACGCCCATACCCTTTGGGCTGCAGAACACTATATTTGCTGTGAGTATTCTCATGACCTAACTACTGTAAGGTCCTGTATGACCTTACTGCTGTACTCAGCAGAAACTAGAGATAACCAGTTGTAAGAGATTTATTATCTCATTTATCAAACATCCTCTGTTGCTATCTTCAATGTAGTACAGTTGGAAGATTTATAATATTCAAAGCAAAGGACCATTTACAATGTCGAGCCGACTATTATTTCGATATAAAAATGGACTCTCATTATAACAAATCAATGTTGTAAACCTGCATGTCACTGGCTGCTCTTCAGTTCTAatcttatatttaaattaattaattggctcAGTTTAATTAGTTAAGGACTTTAATTAATGACAAAATTTTCATGAGTCATGATTTTCATGAATATACATTTAGTTAAGCAATTATCCTTCCTGTGTATGATAACTGCGTGACAAAATAATATTAGGTATGGACTacccatttataatttaattaccaaTTTAATCTGACCAAATGTGATAGTgtactattttttgtatgggctTATATGATAAAACAATTAGTTTGTAGCAAcatagaaaataaaaacttattgttATTCAAAcagatatacctatacctaattatGAGCCAACTTTCAAATTTGAACTTTACAGCATATATCTTCAGCTATCTAATAAAAAGTTctgtactttttatttttctctaAAACTGGTATATGTACTTTGAATTGTATTTTTTGTGGTTAGGTCACATATTTAACTATgaccaggcatcggagtttttgtcgcatggtaagactaatagcaagctatggagtcgacatttgccataaatgtaaactcttattcatactcatactcatgattaattttatttaatatgagaacagattacgtTATTATTTCGTTTGATGAAGAATACTgttgatatattttaaaatacatgtatgtttcaattgggtgagttgtacttcacaactcaagcacactatagcagatttttcatagtcatattgtaaatcgttgtatggctctatccatgccaaatttgcagctatttctgggttaggcataataatgaattatggaatattccacaacgtatttaccacttacagatataaataactactacgttttaatcaccagtgattgacacatgacaaatactaatcaattttatcagcggtcaatacctacatgacattgggtctttcgcagcgatgtagtttgtatagttgtatgttaaaatagttgaagttatgaattcataatgtaatagaaaaatatttttttatataattcgactaagataatatacacgaccgaccgctcgaaaggcattttaagataaattaaataaatgagtatgagtatgaataagagtttacatttgtggcaaatgtcgactccatagcttgctattagtcttaccatgcgacaaaaactccgatgcctgactATGACAGTTAACAGTCAAGCTTTTAGCTAATACCAGTGAGCTGAAGAATTATCTAAGCAAGCAAGCAAGcatggtgttcaaaatgacctgcACTCACAGATTCTCTTAACTATTAAAGTTATGTTCAGATCATACTAAACACCTAGCCCGCTTAGCTTATTCTGTTGCTGACTATGTTATCCAAGTAGCATAcaggaaaaagaaaacattttctTTTCCGCGGACCAGCACACTGCATCCCCATATGGAAAGGCCAAGGCCACCAAATACGTACGGACAAACCATCCTCAACACACACCTGATCACTCATGACCCTTATTCCTACGAAATAAGGTGTGAATACTCTGAATAGACTATAAATATAGTCAGTAAAGTGTGCCTCTATCTCCAAggcattacataaataaaactacaaGCCACAGCAAATGTTAAAGgttgtatgtaaatatttaaattgcacTGTTCACCATCCCATTCTATTTTAGGCACTTTAAAAAATCGCACTCCAAAAGCGATGCTTTTGTCTGATAAAACACAATTAGTGTAAGgccgattgtgcactacaatgaattttactgtccggcagtctgagttttcatggtccgatatggcatgaaaaaaacggatgattggcttgtgcacttgtccgtctttttactcgcaggtgcggcgcagtgtcatgaaaaaaacggatgattggcttgtgcacttgtctgtctttttactaaaagagaggCCCGCCCCCGCTCGGCCAAGTCATGAATTATACTAATTCCAGACGCAGTGCACAagcataaacacgtttttcatggctgtcatctcggaccggaaaaaaactgtccggaatggggaaaagtaaaatgtcggacggtaaaattacgtctagtgcacaagctactatatacatttaatggcgtgccatatcggaccgtaaaaactcggactgccggacagtaaaattcattgtagtgcacaatcgccctaaaGTGGGGTGGGTTCAAACCCAAATACAGGCAGGTATTCAAGTATGTACTTGCTATCTTCTGAAATTCTGATCACAAATATAGACCCATAGTTATAGAGCCTACAGTTTCGTGCTAGTTATAGAGCCTACAGTTTCGTGCTGTTAGGTTTTCCCCAGTTTGTAATCTCAGTGCCTATGGTGAGTTATCTAGGTTATATTGTATAGGTTGGAACTCTTACGTAATTAAATACCTAGCAGGAAAATTGTCCTATAGCTACTAACATTTTTTCCTGATCATTCATAGACGATGTGGAGTTTATTGCTATATTTTACTATCCAGTCTGACACTCTTTGAAACTGTATGGTTTCTGGACTCAACCAGTAAATACCTAGCAAGGTTAGACGAAAAAAGGATTAACcatttgaccgccaaagacaagacatcaactgacgcgcgcggctgcaggccaatatcaaccttcgtgcattccgacaaggttcacgttGAGGCGCCGCGCACAATAGGTGTGTTCAATGGGTTAACAAAACGCTATAAAGGCCGCGAAGCTTTATGCTCTATTTGCTCCGTAAATACTACGAGTACCTCTATTTACCCATGTATTACTAATAGTGTAGCATACACTAGTTGTAAATACATTCCGTCCAGACGGTGGCATTGCCGGCTACACGgtgtataatagttataatagaTTTATGTACTAGCTTCTGCCTGCTGCACTGCGTGGGGAGACGATCAGGATTGATAAAGACTataaggtaaataaaaaaaaacatttaattcaGACCACGTaatccatattttgttagtactATAGTATTATGTCTTTTCTCGAGCCATAAACTATATCCATCCCAAACTAAATCGGTTcgtcaagaggtaacagacagacagaattacttacgtatttataatattactaggGATATAAGATATAATATTCCGTCTTTCAGCACATTTTAAAACATTGTTGTCACGCTTGCGGaaaagttaataataataatataaatcaataaGTTATAAATCAATTATAGTCATTGGACGGAACCTGAATAGGGAGGGGGTGTGTCATTATGATTTCAATCGCTTGCCAAAACGGGGTAGTCGAAGGTTATACTCTATTTACCCTGTAAATACtgtgtatattatgtatgtatctgtactactttcaggagtcaataagGGGATAAAAGTTACGAGTAGGTAGTTAGAGCGCTgccgctggtggcctagcggtaagagcgtgcgactttcaatccggaggtcgccggttcaaaccccggctaccaatgagtttttcgaaacttatgtacgaaatatcatttgatatttaccagtggcttttcggtgaaggaaaaaatCGTGAGCAAACCGGacaaatcccaataaggcctggtttcccctctgggttggaaggtcagacggTAGTCGTTTTTGTTAAAAGTAGTGTCCccgccagggatcggataccggtattatttgtatgggaacgaaaacggtattttttcgttctttgctaattatttcatttctaattgggcaatctaataccTAATACGAAAGCGTTACTTAAACACACAACTgaatcctacatttcgagtataaaataattctaaaaatatagttatttcgatgtttttgcaaaaaaccggtttcgATCCCTGGTCcccgtcaattcttgggattagttgccaagtggaccccaggctcccatgagccgtggcaaaatgccgggacaacgcgaggaagatgccGCCGAATAAAACGACCACACCATTGTAAACGTGTTCATGTTTCACAATTAAGTAATAACCCATTTATCAAATTAGTAAACTTCTCGGTCAATTACTCGTCGCGTACAACGTTACGTTACGGCCGGCTGTACCATTATATCGGTCGTCCAGTCGTGTGCTCAGCTTCACAGCAGGTTGGGTGGTGTAATGACTAtcattttattacatttcatacaaacttgtcaaattaatacctaaatttCTCTACCCAATTATGCCACTaatatgtgtcaatttgttaaatgtcaaaaaccatctactcgacagtaggccaaaggatGGTGCTGTTACATCATGTTGTGACGGCCTATATttgttttagtgataggtacctatcaaaTCGCGCAAAACCGTATAAaccgctcttatggctctacggGCTTAAAATGCCGAGTGAACTTGAAAACCACTAACCACCACCTCATTCGACATTCATTTATTAGTTATGGTTGGAGCTAACTGAGAcctgatgaattgatgattgaTAACGCATTCGTTAAAAAAGGTATACTTAATCATAAATTCGGTTATAATGACCGGCACGGATCGTTTACTGCTAAACATAGTTCAGTAACtgagtatataatataatatatgtattaactATGATTTGTGTAGCCATAAGACCCGTAATTTACTGCTATACTATTCATAATGCGATGACTCCACGTTTAGACAATAGACATTGACGTGTAGAAGGTTGCCTAGCTGCCTGCACGCTCCTTCAATATTCATGACAGCACACTGACGAAAGAACCTCTTGCAGAGGCAGGACATATCTACAGACCACCAGCTTGCCTAATTTTCGGACTGATGACTCTATTTtcttttgacattgacagaaCCACCAATATGCAAGAACTTTAATCTAATTCGGAGAATCGGTTCAAATGCACTAAAAATACCAGAAAAATGAATTGCTTTCCCATCAGTACATACCTACAGCCAGCATAAAATGCTAATATGTACCAATACTATTTCTCTTTGTCCGTCCCTGCTCCCGTTATCTGGGGTCGGGTCTCCTCACAATTTTGCGCCAGGCTCATCGGTCCTGGATTGTCGGTTTTGGCAGTTGGGCTTTCTTAAAGTCTCTCTCGATGTTAGACCACCAGGTCAATGGCGGGCGGCCGCTACCTCCCTTGCGTTCTGGTAAGTTAAGAGCGATTTTTACCACATGGTCTTCACTGCGTCTCATTACGTGACCATaccatctaaagtgtcattcaatagaacttgctaactatgtaaacaaaagttactagtaaattgacattcagagacaatttcaatatggcggtttgtttacatagttagcaagttctattgaatgacactttaaggcGAAACTCTGTCATTTTGTCTGTGATAGGCTCGGCCTTAAAGCTGCCCCGTATGTGCTGTGCTCGTTGCGCACCCTGTCCAATACTGTACCAATACTATACTTTATAATACACGATTGCATGATTACATATTTTCGCCACATCGTCCGCTTGTATATTTTCACGCGTGACTAAACTTTATTACATCGACGCCTTTTTACGTCTGCAATGAAATTTTATGATATCAATAAAGAGCGCCTTTGACGTCCGTCGCCTGCTATGCCTTATTACTTTACATACACACATATATGTCAGTGCCTATATACAGTACAAGATGTTATATCGTCCATTCAATTATTATTGGATGTGCATTAGTCGCAGTCGGAACCTACTAATATTAGTAAGTGCTTTAAAATTTCTGGTTGATTGGAATCTGTATTGACCTATACCTAACCTATTGCGGCGATGCGGTTCATCTGGCTCATAATTACAAAATTTGTAAGATAAGGAAAATACTTACAGATTCTGAGAAGGGATTTAAATGTCACCGTAAAGTAAGACTATCCTCATTCTAGCTATCAGCTATACATGgcggaggccaattcgaacgtaaatTTTGAAATCTGATGTAATTTTCTTGTGGatgttataatttaattaaatgacCTTCCTTTTGCAAGGTTTAATCAATAAGGAAACACGAAAGGAAAAAAGTCCTACAGTACAGATTGTATCAGAACTGGATCACTGGGATATGTAtcgtaatataatatttaaaactttcgcgttttgaacacatattaacccacatttatagacgggtctaacgcgagaTTTagtcacatacctttatttacctgtgtcgaaacgtcggtaaataaaggtatgtgaataaatttcgcgtttagacccgtctataaatgtgagttaatatgtatcgTAATGTCGTTAAACCAGCATGGTCCTGCGCATATCGGTGAAGGAAATAGGAACGTGGGTAACTTAAAACGATGAACTTTGTTACCCCATGGTTACCCCTATATGTAACTACGTAGGGCGACTGCTATGCTATACATagtatagttattggccactacatagtaattgaccactcttaacaattcagaaagaaacaagctaaATTGAAGCCTTTTACTATTAAGAGTGACCACTAACTATATAGCAGTCAGCCAGTCACCCCACCCTAGTCAAGTTTGTTAGCGGGTTGCGCTATTTGTATTTCTTTCCTAATTATGTCAAACGAAAGTGTCGCAGCATTACATCCTTCATTAGATTTTCTTCTGACACGATCTAGCTCTActatttcattttcattatatCTTTTTGCGTGCCTCGTTGTGCTACATTTTTCTGCTGGAGACTTATTTATGAGTCCTATTTAATCATTCAACCTCAATAAAGAAAATTTTGACAGTAGAGTCCTTAATAAAAAGTCTTACAGTGCCATGATATCTTTAAGTACCCGCCGCACCCGCGCTATTATAGCAATCATTGCGTTTAGCCGCCTATACAATACGACGGAAGCCCATTAGCTCACCGATTACTCGCCCtcattaggtacatttattaatAACTCGGCCGAGCTGATCATTTTATGCGATTATCGCCGTGGGACTAACCTAGCGATTTTCCTGGCTATTCATTATACACAATGTGCATTACACATACCTAAAATTGATACCTATACTATTACTGTCTCGGATTTTTAGATAAAAAACAACCTTCGCATATTCCACAAAGATAACATAAtgttagtgcgagcgagatgtatagaaagtaagttacgcagacgttagcgaatatgtcagtttgacactgtaAGGCAGTCGTGGTAATTAAGGCTACTAATGTTGTCCTTGAATACAGTCGAGCAAATATCAAGTGAACTTCTTTCACTCCATCAGCCCAAACCGAAAGGTCACCTGATATTATTTAGCTCTACTACTTATACAGTCTAGTTGGCAATCTCTTGTCTGGCGGGTATCCCCGTACCGTACTACGTCATACGCGAGTGTCTGCTACACTCGTGTTCACTCCGACGTGAACCGCCCAAACCGGTAAGTACTAACGAGCCGGTATTATGCCAATGGAATAAAGCGCAGTCAGACCGTTTTGAACAGTGTCCATGTCGCGCTCGCACATGTAAACTCGTTATTTTAAAATAGATTCGAATATTTTTGAGCGTCGTCACGTCACGTTTCCAACGAAAAAGTACCTATgcgtatgtatgtacttacacaGTACAGAGTACAGCCATATGATTGCAATATTACTTCAAAGATATATGATACGCTCTTAATAACTCTACGAATAAGTTtgtttcagatatttttgcacgcttAAGTAATAGGTAGTGCAAGATATTATTGCATGTGGTGGTTCAagtagtacctatacctatttttacatctctgatacctatttatataaagCTGAACGAGTTCCACTACTCTAGAGTTTGTAATCCGGCTCCAAATTGCACAGAATGCCCGATTGCCCGTCGCAGAACGGGAAACGGGAAGTCAGTTCTGCCGTAAACTGTTTCCCACTGCTTATCGACTTCTGGTTTAACTCTGATGATGTGTAAACAGTAGATAAGAACTCAATAACGCCTCTTAATTATAAGGTGTATTGTGTACATAGACACAagtaaacaaacaaacgtaTGTTGGCATTTTATCATTATCACGCACCGCCTGGTATCTATCAAGTGTTCGCACGCCATACCTAATGACAGCCTTCCGCCTGGTGCGAATAATGTGCGAGCACAACCGTTGACACCGCGGTGCAAGGCGTACAATGCACATTACATTGCGTTCTTCAATCTTTTGTTTTGAAATTACTTGAGCTCTTGATTGTACAGTCCGACTAGAAAGAGTAGATAATGTAGAAAGACGATGAAGGGGAACTAAAATTTGCTAACACTTGGCGACACCAGATTTGTTGTCAGATACATACGTGTCAAACTGTTAGATTGGTTAGAACAATCAATTATGGTTCATGTTCCATTGACACTGACATGATGATAATCAGGCAAGGTGCAGGGGGCGCTTATGCGTCGGTGGAGGGTAGTGGGGTCCCGTCGCTGGTGGTCCTGACGTCACGTCAGCATCTAAACTTTGTATTACTTTACAGCTAACAGACCTAACAGTAGAAATTGTTCCACAACTCTACTTTTTAACAAACAATGCAGTTTAGTTGCGTTGCGAATAGTTTCGAACTGAACACTATAAATAGGCGAGATGTAACGCCACTCCTGGGATGCATTGCATTTGACGCATGTAGTTGGGTATTAATTAAGTCcttttgtaactttttgatgtgcaataaagtttaaaataaataaatgaatttcagTATTGCGTAGTGTGGGGATCGCCTCAGCCGCATTGACGCAACTCACGGGGGATATTAGAGAGGCAAGATGATGACCGTTGCAAATATATGTAGTCCCAATTTTCCTTTTGGGAgataacgtctgcgtaacttactttctatacatctcgctcgcactaacaTTATGTTATCTTATTGGAATATGCGAAGGTTATTTTTTATCTAAAAATCCGAGACAGTAATAGTATAGGTATCAATTTTTGGTATGTGTAATGCACATTGTGTTAATTGTGTATAATTAATAGCCAGGAAAAACGCTAGGTTAGTCCCACGGCGATAATCACATAAAATGATCAGCTCGGCCGAGTTattaataaatgtacctaatgaTGGCGAGTAATCGGTGGGCTAATAGGCTTCCGTCGTATCGTATAGGCGGCTAAACGCAATGATTGCTATAATAGCGCGGGTGCGGCGGGTACCTAAAGATATCATGTCACTGTAAGACGTTTTATTAAGGACTCTACTATCAAAATTTTCTTTATAGAGGTTGAATGATTAAATAGGACTCATAAATAAGTCTCCAGCAGAAAAATGTACAttaacattatggaaaatatttttacatgatTTGATGTAGACATAATGGTCCTGCATTTCAAAGTCGACGCGTGTATTTCCGTCACGCGTGGGAGCAATTGATGAGGTAGCCGTATCTATATTCGGGCGCCTTCGATATAAACGGGATGCAGAGATATCTGCAGATACCTACGGAGttgtatcaaaaaaaaattcaaggaTGGGTTAAAACATAAATTCATCGTGATGTGCGATTTTTGCCGTTGATAATATAACTTTTACTAAGAATTCCGGGACAGTTTCCTATTTTATGAGTCCAGTAGTTCCAGTACGTGTGTCTGTGTATAAAGAATATCTGCAGTGATATATCTTGTAGACGTAAACGAGTAATAATAACTAAC
Coding sequences:
- the LOC134651987 gene encoding transmembrane protein 64, with product MEIVGVEECQPDPSVTTRKRSLWAKINNRTTYSYLFNIVISILLLTCLVLILYFFKEYLYAILVWVDEQDPWIIFLLFMGLFLIVSFPVTIGYLVLIITSGYLFGILKGLGTVLVSANFGVAVAHFTLKALRGFLPLDRLLKNETARALLKVISGPQAFKIVFFARLTPIPFGLQNTIFAVSDIRGCGYHLATMLGLFPAQLINVYLGSTLRSMHDVLHESHATGYVVFACQVCM